Proteins encoded by one window of Manis pentadactyla isolate mManPen7 chromosome X, mManPen7.hap1, whole genome shotgun sequence:
- the BEX4 gene encoding protein BEX4 — protein sequence MASKEEQAFKNLNVENDQQENEGGNQAPVQNGKESHQFGVGKSQKPGGNVKLGRVRRLFPNFRWVIPNRHVDHNEVGEDAKKFIGQMMEIKRKTREHQMRHYMRFQTPEPDNHYDFCLIP from the coding sequence ATGGCGTCCAAAGAGGAACAAGCATTTAAAAATCTCAACGTGGAAAATGACCAGCAGGAAAATGAAGGAGGGAACCAGGCCCCTGTGCAGAATGGAAAGGAATCACACCAATTTGGAGTGGGGAAAAGCCAGAAGCCTGGAGGAAATGTCAAGCTGGGGCGGGTTAGGCGACTTTTCCCTAATTTTCGATGGGTCATACCTAACAGGCATGTGGATCACAATGAAGTGGGAGAAGATGCAAAAAAGTTCATAGGGCAGATGATGGAAATTAAGAGAAAGACTAGGGAACACCAAATGAGGCATTATATGCGCTTCCAAACACCTGAACCTGATAATCATTATGACTTTTGTCTTATACCTTGA